One Rosa chinensis cultivar Old Blush chromosome 3, RchiOBHm-V2, whole genome shotgun sequence DNA window includes the following coding sequences:
- the LOC112195440 gene encoding receptor-like cytosolic serine/threonine-protein kinase RBK2 isoform X2 codes for MANGEVQGPYCPWGPGKNLERIEVNDPNEVSVVIPKRRGGLRHSVSAQDLRYRDIEKEKHDGQSPRGVLEACVESFESETSVSENSKPEAEASCPDSKPQSHWCRFFKLWSKRSIKQHFFPLGVSKMSIKRRSNSTKDNSVLTNIYNFKSPLKSFSFSALQTATNNFNNENIIGKGGYSEVYRGTLKDGQLVAVKRLTNGTSDEKTAGFLSELGIIAHVDHPNTAKLIGCCVEKGMHLVFQLSPLGSLGSLLHGPKNYILDWSKRYKIALGAADGLLYLHDSCQRRIIHRDIKADNILLTEDFVPQICDFGLAKWLPKQWTHHNVSKFEGTFGYFAPEYFMHGIVDEKTDVYSFGVLLLELITGRPALDNLQQSLVIWAKPLLNKNDVKELVDPSIGDNYDSTEMDHMILTASLCIEQSSILRPRMSQVVVLLRGDEYVSKCAKETKRRSLLRTYSEELMDAQEYNSTKYLRDLRRHKQIAFDI; via the exons ATGGCAAATGGAGAAGTGCAGGGACCTTATTGTCCATG GGGGCCTGGTAAGAACCTTGAAAGAATAGAAGTGAATGATCCTAATGAGGTTTCTGTGGTAATACCTAAAAGAAGAGGTGGTCTACGCCATTCTGTTTCGGCCCAAG ATTTGAGATATAGGGATATAGAAAAGGAGAAACATGATGGCCAATCTCCTAGAGGAGTTTTGGAAGCTTGCGTGGAAAGCTTTGAATCTGAAACTAGCGTTTCTGAAAACAGCAAACCAGAAGCAGAAGCTTCTTGTCCAGATTCAAAGCCTCAATCTCACTGGTGTAGATTTTTTAAGCTGTGGAGTAAAAGATCAATCAAGCAGCACTTCTTCCCTCTTGGTGTATCCAAGATGTCAATAAAAAGAAGGAGCAACAGTACAAAAGACAATTCAGTACTGACTAATATCTACAACTTCAAGTCTCCATTAAAGAGTTTCTCCTTCTCTGCACTCCAAACCGCCACCAATAATTTCAACAATG AAAATATAATTGGAAAGGGTGGCTATTCCGAAGTATATAGGGGGACTTTAAAGGATGGGCAACTAGTTGCAGTAAAGCGGCTGACTAATGGAACATCCGATGAGAAAACTGCAGGCTTTCTATCTGAACTTGGCATTATAGCTCATGTAGATCATCCTAATACTGCTAAGCTAATTGGCTGTTGCGTTGAAAAAGGAATGCACCTTGTTTTTCAATTATCTCCACTTGGGAGTTTAGGTTCTCTCCTGCATG GTCCAAAGAATTATATTCTTGATTGGAGTAAAAGGTATAAAATTGCATTAGGGGCAGCAGATGGTCTGCTGTATCTTCATGATAGTTGTCAGAGGCGAATCATCCATAGAGATATCAAGGCTGATAATATTCTACTTACAGAGGATTTTGTGCCTCAG ATATGTGACTTTGGGCTTGCAAAGTGGCTACCGAAACAATGGACTCATCACAACGTCTCTAAGTTTGAGGGCACATTTGG GTATTTTGCTCCTGAATATTTCATGCATGGGATTGTAGATGAAAAGACTGATGTTTATTCTTTTGGAGTCCTACTCTTGGAGCTTATAACTGGGCGTCCAGCTTTGGATAATCTTCAGCAAAGCCTTGTAATTTGG GCAAAGCCCTTGCTTAATAAAAATGACGTCAAGGAGCTTGTTGATCCTTCTATTGGTGACAACTATGACAGCACAGAGATGGATCATATGATTTTGACTGCATCTTTATGCATAGAGCAGTCTTCTATTCTACGTCCTCGCATGAGTCAG GTTGTGGTACTGCTAAGAGGTGACGAGTATGTCTCCAAGTGTGCAAAAGAAACGAAAAGGAGGTCCCTGCTGAGAACATACTCGGAAGAACTGATGGATGCACAAGAATATAACTCAACAAAGTATCTGAGGGATCTCCGCCGACACAAGCAGATTGCTTTTGACATTTGA
- the LOC112191702 gene encoding autophagy-related protein 18h isoform X1: MKKNLYNGNNTKVQTNHHHHHSNNGFLPNSLKFISSCIKTASSGVRSASASVAASISADPHESRDQVLWACFDRLDLGPSSFKHVLLLGYVNGFQVLDVEDASDVSELVSKRDDPVTFLQIQPLPRISQGPEGFRSSHPLLMVVACEESKNSGMTQNGRDGLVNGYTEPQTSNSAMSPRVVRFYSLRSHSYVHVLRFRSTVYMVRCSPQIVAVGLASQIYCFDAVTLENKFSVLTYPVPQLGVQGLVGVNIGYGPMAVGPRWLAYASNNPLLSNTCRLSPQSLTPPGVSPSTSPSNGNLVARYAMESSKQLAAGLLNLGDMGYKTLSKYYQPDGSSSPVSSNSIWKVGKVGSHSTETDIAGMVVVKDIVSRAVVSQFRAHTSPISALCFDPSGTLLVTASIHGNNINIFRIMPSRIGSGTQNYDLNSSHVHLYKLHRGMTSAVIQDICFSQYSQWVTIVSSRGTCHIFTFSPFGGDTTHKQSSHVDGPSHLPVPSVPWWFTPYFLTNQQLFSPPPPPVTLSVVSRIKDNSGWINTVSHAASSAAGKASIPSGAVTAVFHNSVAHDLQTSHLKVTALEHLLVYTPSGHAVQFKLLPRVGIEPGEATSRTVPGSSVQIQDEELRVKVEPLQWWDVCRRTDWPEREECISGIKLGRQEDEETVMDTFDCDVNDIGDKESVKPLERSHLYLANAEVQINCGRIPIWQKSKIYFYTMSTLGAIEQNFTKDLTGGEIEIEKVPVHEVEIRRKDLLPVSDQFQRVQSSWSDRDLIGRGFSSSSSDSHEAKEKFLENVDISGDKLASTGNPDAGGFYPSILQSGNGNNGETRGRSFLASPLLNQSSIKNNIVTIPSKQPTSGVSLVKDSNFSKSPSTLTGGSLAADRTIAQEVHLVNSGGANESSNVSSNRSDLSMNILDEGPVHDSLDFEQFFQEGYCKASPLSNFPESTEVVTDVDSSNSPCDREKCEEDGDDDDMLGGVFDFSEEG, encoded by the exons ATGAAGAAGAACCTTTACAACGGCAACAACACGAAAGTTCAGactaatcatcatcatcatcacagcaATAATGGCTTCCTTCCTAATTCTCTGAAATTCATTTCCTCTTGCATTAAGACCGCCTCCTCCGGCGTCCGGTCGGCCAGCGCCTCCGTCGCCGCTTCCATCTCCGCTGACCCGCACGAGTCCCGAGACCAG GTGTTGTGGGCATGCTTTGACAGACTAGATCTTGGTCCATCTTCCTTCAAACATGTTCTGCTACTCGGTTATGTCAATGGCTTTCAAGTCCTTGATGTTGAAGATGCCTCTGATGTCAGTGAGCTTGTATCAAAACGGGATGATCCAGTCACATTTTTACAGATTCAGCCCCTACCTAGAATCTCTCAAGGTCCTGAAGGATTCAGATCTTCGCATCCATTACTCATGGTTGTTGCATGTGAAGAATCAAAGAACTCTGGTATGACACAAAATGGAAGAGATGGTTTGGTAAATGGTTATACTGAGCCTCAAACAAGCAACTCTGCTATGTCTCCTAGAGTTGTTCGGTTTTATTCACTAAGGTCTCACAGTTATGTTCATGTTCTGAGATTCCGCTCGACTGTGTATATGGTTAGATGCAGTCCTCAGATAGTGGCTGTTGGTCTTGCCTCTCAA ATATACTGCTTTGATGCTGTCACTCTAGAGAACAAGTTCAGTGTTCTTACTTATCCTGTCCCCCAGTTGGGAGTCCAAGGACTGGTTGGGGTTAATATTGGATATGGTCCCATGGCTGTTGGTCCCAGGTGGTTGGCTTATGCCTCCAACAACCCTTTACTGTCAAACACTTGCCGACTAAGCCCGCAAAGTCTTACACCTCCAGGTGTCAGTCCATCAACTTCACCAAGTAATGGAAATCTGGTGGCTCGGTATGCCATGGAATCTAGTAAGCAGTTAGCTGCTGGGTTGCTAAATCTGGGAGACATGGGCTACAAAACTTTGTCCAAGTACTATCAACCAGATGGTTCCAGCTCTCCAGTGTCATCAAATTCTATCTGGAAAGTTGGGAAGGTTGGATCACATTCAACAGAAACAGATATTGCTGGAATG GTTGTTGTAAAAGACATTGTTTCCAGGGCGGTCGTTTCACAATTTAGGGCACATACTAGTCCCATTTCTGCTCTATGTTTTGACCCAAGTGGGACTCTCCTTGTTACTGCCTCGATACATGGAAACAATATTAACATTTTTCGGATAATGCCATCACGTATTGGATCTGGCACCCAGAACTATGACTTGAATTCCTCTCATGTGCACCTTTACAAGCTCCATCGTGGCATGACATCAGCT GTAATCCAAGACATATGTTTTAGTCAATACAGTCAATGGGTTACAATTGTTTCATCGAGGGGGACTTGCCATATTTTTACTTTTTCCCCCTTTGGTGGTGATACTACTCACAAGCAGAGTTCTCATGTTGATGGGCCTAGTCATTTGCCAGTTCCGTCTGTACCGTGGTGGTTCACTCCTTATTTCCTGACAAACCAGCAACTTTTttctccaccaccacccccTGTTACCCTTTCTGTGGTTAGCAGAATAAAAGATAACTCCGGGTGGATCAATACAGTTAGTCATGCTGCGTCTTCTGCAGCCGGAAAAGCTTCCATTCCATCTGGTGCTGTTACTGCTGTATTTCATAATTCTGTTGCTCATGATCTGCAAACTTCTCATTTAAAGGTAACAGCTCTGGAGCACCTATTGGTTTACACTCCTTCTGGTCATGCGGTACAGTTTAAACTACTTCCAAGAGTTGGGATAGAGCCTGGTGAAGCTACATCAAGAACAGTGCCAGGCTCTTCAGTACAAATACAGGATGAGGAATTGCGAGTGAAAGTTGAACCTCTGCAGTGGTGGGATGTTTGCCGAAGAACTGATTGGCCTGAAAGAGAGGAATGCATTTCTGGGATTAAACTTGGGAGACAAGAAGATGAGGAGACAGTCATGGATACTTTTGATTGTGATGTTAATGATATTGGGGATAAGGAGTCGGTGAAACCGCTTGAGCGATCTCACTTGTATCTCGCCAACGCTGAGGTTCAGATTAACTGTGGAAGGATTCCAATCTGGCAAAAGTCTAAG ATATATTTCTATACAATGAGTACCCTGGGAGCCATTGAACAAAATTTTACTAAAGATCTTACTGGAGGAGAGATTGAAATAGAAAAGGTTCCTGTTCACGAGGTCGAAATTAGGCGGAAGGATTTGCTACCTGTTTCTGATCAATTCCAAAGAGTGCAGTCTAGTTGGAGTGACAG GGATCTTATTGGAAGAGGATTCTCAAGTTCATCTTCTGATTCTCATGAAGCTAAAGAAAAATTTCTGGAAAATGTTGATATTTCTGGTGACAAGTTGGCATCAACTGGCAACCCTGATGCCG GTGGTTTTTATCCATCCATTCTCCAATCTGGGAATGGAAATAATGGGGAAACAAGAGGGAGATCTTTTTTGGCGTCACCTCTACTGAACCAAAGCTCCATAAAGAATAATATTGTTACAATACCTTCAAAACAACCAACTTCAGGTGTTTCTCTGGTTAAGGATAGTAATTTTTCAAAGAGTCCATCCACTTTAACAGGTGGTTCCCTTGCTGCTGATAGAACTATTGCACAAGAGGTTCATTTGGTGAATAGTGGTGGGGCCAATGAAAGTTCAAATGTCAGTTCTAACCGTTCTGATCTGAGTATGAACATCCTTGATGAGGGACCAGTACATGACTCACTGGATTTTGAGCAGTTTTTCCAAGAGGGGTATTGTAAAGCATCACCTTTGAGCAACTTTCCTGAATCAACTGAAGTTGTAACTGATGTGGACAGTAGCAACAGCCCCTGTGATAGGGAGAAATGCGAGGAAGATGGTGACGATGATGACATGCTAGGCGGTGTATTTGACTTCTCTGAGGAAG GATGA
- the LOC112193259 gene encoding histidine-containing phosphotransfer protein 1 — MAGVSQLQKQFVDYKASLFQEGVLDEQFDQLQGLQDESNPNFVVEVVSLFFQDSERLLNDLTKTLNQQGVDFKKVGANVHQLKGSSSSIGAQRVQRVCIAFRNYGEEHNIEGCLKSLQLVKHEYTIVKNKLETLFKLEQQILAAGGIVPR, encoded by the exons ATGGCTGGTGTGTCTCAGTTGCAGAAGCAGTTTGTTGACTACAAAGCCTCACTCTTTCAAGAG GGGGTTCTGGATGAACAGTTTGACCAACTTCAGGGACTACAAGATGAGAGCaacccaaattttgtggttGAAGTGGTGTCTCTCTTCTTTCAAGATTCTGAGAGGCTTCTCAATGACCTGACCAAGACTCT AAACCAGCAGGGTGTTGACTTCAAGAAGGTCGGTGCCAATGTTCATCAGTTGAAGGGTAGCAGCTCCAG CATTGGTGCTCAGAGGGTTCAGAGAGTCTGCATTGCATTTCGTAACTACGGTGAGGAGCACAACATTGAAGG GTGCCTAAAATCTCTTCAGCTAGTGAAGCATGAATATACCATTGTGAAAAATAAACTTGAAACTCTTTTCAAG CTGGAGCAACAGATTTTGGCTGCCGGCGGCATTGTACCAAGGTAA
- the LOC112191702 gene encoding autophagy-related protein 18h isoform X2, with amino-acid sequence MKKNLYNGNNTKVQTNHHHHHSNNGFLPNSLKFISSCIKTASSGVRSASASVAASISADPHESRDQVLWACFDRLDLGPSSFKHVLLLGYVNGFQVLDVEDASDVSELVSKRDDPVTFLQIQPLPRISQGPEGFRSSHPLLMVVACEESKNSGMTQNGRDGLVNGYTEPQTSNSAMSPRVVRFYSLRSHSYVHVLRFRSTVYMVRCSPQIVAVGLASQIYCFDAVTLENKFSVLTYPVPQLGVQGLVGVNIGYGPMAVGPRWLAYASNNPLLSNTCRLSPQSLTPPGVSPSTSPSNGNLVARYAMESSKQLAAGLLNLGDMGYKTLSKYYQPDGSSSPVSSNSIWKVGKVGSHSTETDIAGMVVVKDIVSRAVVSQFRAHTSPISALCFDPSGTLLVTASIHGNNINIFRIMPSRIGSGTQNYDLNSSHVHLYKLHRGMTSAVIQDICFSQYSQWVTIVSSRGTCHIFTFSPFGGDTTHKQSSHVDGPSHLPVPSVPWWFTPYFLTNQQLFSPPPPPVTLSVVSRIKDNSGWINTVSHAASSAAGKASIPSGAVTAVFHNSVAHDLQTSHLKVTALEHLLVYTPSGHAVQFKLLPRVGIEPGEATSRTVPGSSVQIQDEELRVKVEPLQWWDVCRRTDWPEREECISGIKLGRQEDEETVMDTFDCDVNDIGDKESVKPLERSHLYLANAEVQINCGRIPIWQKSKIYFYTMSTLGAIEQNFTKDLTGGEIEIEKVPVHEVEIRRKDLLPVSDQFQRVQSSWSDRDLIGRGFSSSSSDSHEAKEKFLENVDISGDKLASTGNPDAGGFYPSILQSGNGNNGETRGRSFLASPLLNQSSIKNNIVTIPSKQPTSGVSLVKDSNFSKSPSTLTGGSLAADRTIAQEVHLVNSGGANESSNFFQEGYCKASPLSNFPESTEVVTDVDSSNSPCDREKCEEDGDDDDMLGGVFDFSEEG; translated from the exons ATGAAGAAGAACCTTTACAACGGCAACAACACGAAAGTTCAGactaatcatcatcatcatcacagcaATAATGGCTTCCTTCCTAATTCTCTGAAATTCATTTCCTCTTGCATTAAGACCGCCTCCTCCGGCGTCCGGTCGGCCAGCGCCTCCGTCGCCGCTTCCATCTCCGCTGACCCGCACGAGTCCCGAGACCAG GTGTTGTGGGCATGCTTTGACAGACTAGATCTTGGTCCATCTTCCTTCAAACATGTTCTGCTACTCGGTTATGTCAATGGCTTTCAAGTCCTTGATGTTGAAGATGCCTCTGATGTCAGTGAGCTTGTATCAAAACGGGATGATCCAGTCACATTTTTACAGATTCAGCCCCTACCTAGAATCTCTCAAGGTCCTGAAGGATTCAGATCTTCGCATCCATTACTCATGGTTGTTGCATGTGAAGAATCAAAGAACTCTGGTATGACACAAAATGGAAGAGATGGTTTGGTAAATGGTTATACTGAGCCTCAAACAAGCAACTCTGCTATGTCTCCTAGAGTTGTTCGGTTTTATTCACTAAGGTCTCACAGTTATGTTCATGTTCTGAGATTCCGCTCGACTGTGTATATGGTTAGATGCAGTCCTCAGATAGTGGCTGTTGGTCTTGCCTCTCAA ATATACTGCTTTGATGCTGTCACTCTAGAGAACAAGTTCAGTGTTCTTACTTATCCTGTCCCCCAGTTGGGAGTCCAAGGACTGGTTGGGGTTAATATTGGATATGGTCCCATGGCTGTTGGTCCCAGGTGGTTGGCTTATGCCTCCAACAACCCTTTACTGTCAAACACTTGCCGACTAAGCCCGCAAAGTCTTACACCTCCAGGTGTCAGTCCATCAACTTCACCAAGTAATGGAAATCTGGTGGCTCGGTATGCCATGGAATCTAGTAAGCAGTTAGCTGCTGGGTTGCTAAATCTGGGAGACATGGGCTACAAAACTTTGTCCAAGTACTATCAACCAGATGGTTCCAGCTCTCCAGTGTCATCAAATTCTATCTGGAAAGTTGGGAAGGTTGGATCACATTCAACAGAAACAGATATTGCTGGAATG GTTGTTGTAAAAGACATTGTTTCCAGGGCGGTCGTTTCACAATTTAGGGCACATACTAGTCCCATTTCTGCTCTATGTTTTGACCCAAGTGGGACTCTCCTTGTTACTGCCTCGATACATGGAAACAATATTAACATTTTTCGGATAATGCCATCACGTATTGGATCTGGCACCCAGAACTATGACTTGAATTCCTCTCATGTGCACCTTTACAAGCTCCATCGTGGCATGACATCAGCT GTAATCCAAGACATATGTTTTAGTCAATACAGTCAATGGGTTACAATTGTTTCATCGAGGGGGACTTGCCATATTTTTACTTTTTCCCCCTTTGGTGGTGATACTACTCACAAGCAGAGTTCTCATGTTGATGGGCCTAGTCATTTGCCAGTTCCGTCTGTACCGTGGTGGTTCACTCCTTATTTCCTGACAAACCAGCAACTTTTttctccaccaccacccccTGTTACCCTTTCTGTGGTTAGCAGAATAAAAGATAACTCCGGGTGGATCAATACAGTTAGTCATGCTGCGTCTTCTGCAGCCGGAAAAGCTTCCATTCCATCTGGTGCTGTTACTGCTGTATTTCATAATTCTGTTGCTCATGATCTGCAAACTTCTCATTTAAAGGTAACAGCTCTGGAGCACCTATTGGTTTACACTCCTTCTGGTCATGCGGTACAGTTTAAACTACTTCCAAGAGTTGGGATAGAGCCTGGTGAAGCTACATCAAGAACAGTGCCAGGCTCTTCAGTACAAATACAGGATGAGGAATTGCGAGTGAAAGTTGAACCTCTGCAGTGGTGGGATGTTTGCCGAAGAACTGATTGGCCTGAAAGAGAGGAATGCATTTCTGGGATTAAACTTGGGAGACAAGAAGATGAGGAGACAGTCATGGATACTTTTGATTGTGATGTTAATGATATTGGGGATAAGGAGTCGGTGAAACCGCTTGAGCGATCTCACTTGTATCTCGCCAACGCTGAGGTTCAGATTAACTGTGGAAGGATTCCAATCTGGCAAAAGTCTAAG ATATATTTCTATACAATGAGTACCCTGGGAGCCATTGAACAAAATTTTACTAAAGATCTTACTGGAGGAGAGATTGAAATAGAAAAGGTTCCTGTTCACGAGGTCGAAATTAGGCGGAAGGATTTGCTACCTGTTTCTGATCAATTCCAAAGAGTGCAGTCTAGTTGGAGTGACAG GGATCTTATTGGAAGAGGATTCTCAAGTTCATCTTCTGATTCTCATGAAGCTAAAGAAAAATTTCTGGAAAATGTTGATATTTCTGGTGACAAGTTGGCATCAACTGGCAACCCTGATGCCG GTGGTTTTTATCCATCCATTCTCCAATCTGGGAATGGAAATAATGGGGAAACAAGAGGGAGATCTTTTTTGGCGTCACCTCTACTGAACCAAAGCTCCATAAAGAATAATATTGTTACAATACCTTCAAAACAACCAACTTCAGGTGTTTCTCTGGTTAAGGATAGTAATTTTTCAAAGAGTCCATCCACTTTAACAGGTGGTTCCCTTGCTGCTGATAGAACTATTGCACAAGAGGTTCATTTGGTGAATAGTGGTGGGGCCAATGAAAGTTCAAAT TTTTTCCAAGAGGGGTATTGTAAAGCATCACCTTTGAGCAACTTTCCTGAATCAACTGAAGTTGTAACTGATGTGGACAGTAGCAACAGCCCCTGTGATAGGGAGAAATGCGAGGAAGATGGTGACGATGATGACATGCTAGGCGGTGTATTTGACTTCTCTGAGGAAG GATGA
- the LOC112195440 gene encoding receptor-like cytosolic serine/threonine-protein kinase RBK2 isoform X1 — MANGEVQGPYCPWYASFLLHVLSFGGPGKNLERIEVNDPNEVSVVIPKRRGGLRHSVSAQDLRYRDIEKEKHDGQSPRGVLEACVESFESETSVSENSKPEAEASCPDSKPQSHWCRFFKLWSKRSIKQHFFPLGVSKMSIKRRSNSTKDNSVLTNIYNFKSPLKSFSFSALQTATNNFNNENIIGKGGYSEVYRGTLKDGQLVAVKRLTNGTSDEKTAGFLSELGIIAHVDHPNTAKLIGCCVEKGMHLVFQLSPLGSLGSLLHGPKNYILDWSKRYKIALGAADGLLYLHDSCQRRIIHRDIKADNILLTEDFVPQICDFGLAKWLPKQWTHHNVSKFEGTFGYFAPEYFMHGIVDEKTDVYSFGVLLLELITGRPALDNLQQSLVIWAKPLLNKNDVKELVDPSIGDNYDSTEMDHMILTASLCIEQSSILRPRMSQVVVLLRGDEYVSKCAKETKRRSLLRTYSEELMDAQEYNSTKYLRDLRRHKQIAFDI, encoded by the exons ATGGCAAATGGAGAAGTGCAGGGACCTTATTGTCCATGGTATGCCAGTTTTCTTCTTCATGTTCTCTCATTTGG GGGGCCTGGTAAGAACCTTGAAAGAATAGAAGTGAATGATCCTAATGAGGTTTCTGTGGTAATACCTAAAAGAAGAGGTGGTCTACGCCATTCTGTTTCGGCCCAAG ATTTGAGATATAGGGATATAGAAAAGGAGAAACATGATGGCCAATCTCCTAGAGGAGTTTTGGAAGCTTGCGTGGAAAGCTTTGAATCTGAAACTAGCGTTTCTGAAAACAGCAAACCAGAAGCAGAAGCTTCTTGTCCAGATTCAAAGCCTCAATCTCACTGGTGTAGATTTTTTAAGCTGTGGAGTAAAAGATCAATCAAGCAGCACTTCTTCCCTCTTGGTGTATCCAAGATGTCAATAAAAAGAAGGAGCAACAGTACAAAAGACAATTCAGTACTGACTAATATCTACAACTTCAAGTCTCCATTAAAGAGTTTCTCCTTCTCTGCACTCCAAACCGCCACCAATAATTTCAACAATG AAAATATAATTGGAAAGGGTGGCTATTCCGAAGTATATAGGGGGACTTTAAAGGATGGGCAACTAGTTGCAGTAAAGCGGCTGACTAATGGAACATCCGATGAGAAAACTGCAGGCTTTCTATCTGAACTTGGCATTATAGCTCATGTAGATCATCCTAATACTGCTAAGCTAATTGGCTGTTGCGTTGAAAAAGGAATGCACCTTGTTTTTCAATTATCTCCACTTGGGAGTTTAGGTTCTCTCCTGCATG GTCCAAAGAATTATATTCTTGATTGGAGTAAAAGGTATAAAATTGCATTAGGGGCAGCAGATGGTCTGCTGTATCTTCATGATAGTTGTCAGAGGCGAATCATCCATAGAGATATCAAGGCTGATAATATTCTACTTACAGAGGATTTTGTGCCTCAG ATATGTGACTTTGGGCTTGCAAAGTGGCTACCGAAACAATGGACTCATCACAACGTCTCTAAGTTTGAGGGCACATTTGG GTATTTTGCTCCTGAATATTTCATGCATGGGATTGTAGATGAAAAGACTGATGTTTATTCTTTTGGAGTCCTACTCTTGGAGCTTATAACTGGGCGTCCAGCTTTGGATAATCTTCAGCAAAGCCTTGTAATTTGG GCAAAGCCCTTGCTTAATAAAAATGACGTCAAGGAGCTTGTTGATCCTTCTATTGGTGACAACTATGACAGCACAGAGATGGATCATATGATTTTGACTGCATCTTTATGCATAGAGCAGTCTTCTATTCTACGTCCTCGCATGAGTCAG GTTGTGGTACTGCTAAGAGGTGACGAGTATGTCTCCAAGTGTGCAAAAGAAACGAAAAGGAGGTCCCTGCTGAGAACATACTCGGAAGAACTGATGGATGCACAAGAATATAACTCAACAAAGTATCTGAGGGATCTCCGCCGACACAAGCAGATTGCTTTTGACATTTGA